One region of Labrus mixtus chromosome 1, fLabMix1.1, whole genome shotgun sequence genomic DNA includes:
- the lingo1b gene encoding leucine-rich repeat and immunoglobulin-like domain-containing nogo receptor-interacting protein 1-B, which translates to MTVLVSSRMVFGDTGGHCYLVACWQPILILMLGTVLSGSTTGCPSRCDCNAQERSVVCHRRRLAALPEGIPTETRLLDLSKNRLKTLGTEEFINYPQLDELQLNENTISSIEPGAFGNLMNLRILGLRSNQLKLIQLGVFTGLTNLTQLDISENKIVILLDYMFQELYNLRALEVGDNDLVFISPRSFHGLSNLESLNIEGCNLASVPTDALSHLHNLLSLRLRYLNVTVIRDYSFKRLYRLRVLEISHMPALDTMTSKCLFGLNLTSLSITSCNLTVIPYQAISHLRYLRFLNLSFNPIHTVEGNQLHNLQKLQAFHLAGGRLAAIEPYSFRGLNHLRVLNVSSNSLSTLEESVFHSVGNLETLALYDNPLACDCRLLWVFRRRWRLNFNRQQPMCASPEVVQGKEFKDFPDILPSDYFICQKSKIVDYKVQESHVDEGTTVLFACQAEGDPAPAIMWLSPKKEYITTKTVGSRLSVSDEGTLEVRYSQIQDNGTYMCIASNAAGNDTKAAHLFVHSYSPNWPHQPNKTFAFISNQPNDEGTNVTRASVPFPFDVKTLIIATTMGFISFLGVVLFCLVILFLWSRGKDNTKSSIEVEYVPRKEETEEASPTEPPVQFNMKIM; encoded by the exons ATGACAGTCCTG GTAAGCAGTAGGATGGTGTTTGGGGACACCGGAGGGCACTGCTACTTGGTGGCATGCTGGCAGCCCATCCTGATCCTGATGCTGGGCACCGTCCTCTCTGGCTCCACCACTGGTTGCCCCTCCCGATGTGACTGCAATGCTCAGGAGCGGTCAGTCGTGTGCCATCGACGGAGACTGGCAGCTCTTCCTGAGGGTATACCAACTGAAACGAGACTGCTAGACCTCAGCAAGAACCGCCTAAAAACCCTCGGTACCGAGGAGTTCATTAATTACCCTCAGCTGGATGAGCTGCAGCTTAACGAAAACACAATTTCATCCATCGAGCCTGGGGCTTTCGGCAACCTAATGAACCTTCGAATCCTAGGTTTGCGCAGCAACCAGCTGAAGCTGATTCAGCTCGGGGTGTTCACAGGTCTGACCAACCTTACACAACTGGATATAAGTGAGAACAAAATTGTCATTCTGCTTGACTATATGTTCCAGGAGCTGTATAACCTGAGGGCTCTGGAGGTGGGGGACAATGACCTTGTATTCATCTCACCACGATCGTTTCATGGCCTCAGCAACCTTGAAAGCCTCAACATTGAGGGATGCAATCTGGCCTCAGTGCCCACTGATGCCCTTAGCCATCTGCATAACCTGTTGTCACTTCGATTACGCTATTTAAATGTAACTGTCATAAGGGATTACTCCTTTAAGAGGCTGTACCGGCTCAGAGTGCTGGAGATTTCTCATATGCCTGCCCTGGATACCATGACCTCAAAATGCTTGTTTGGACTCAACCTCACATCATTGTCTATCACAAGCTGTAATCTCACTGTCATACCCTACCAAGCCATAAGTCACCTTAGATATCTTCGTTTTTTGAATTTGTCGTTCAATCCAATTCACACTGTCGAAGGGAACCAACTGCACAATTTACAGAAGCTTCAGGCTTTTCATCTGGCTGGGGGCAGATTAGCTGCCATAGAGCCCTACTCCTTCAGAGGACTCAACCACCTCCGTGTTCTCAATGTTTCCAGCAACAGCTTGAGCACCCTGGAGGAGTCAGTGTTCCATTCAGTGGGCAATCTGGAGACCCTGGCTTTGTATGACAACCCTTTGGCCTGTGATTGTCGTTTGCTTTGGGTCTTCCGTCGGCGGTGGAGGCTCAACTTTAACAGACAACAGCCCATGTGTGCATCACCTGAGGTTGTGCAAGGAAAAGAGTTCAAGGACTTCCCAGACATCCTCCCTTCTGACTATTTCATCTGTCAGAAATCAAAGATTGTGGATTATAAGGTTCAGGAGAGCCATGTAGATGAGGGAACTACGGTTCTCTTTGCTTGCCAAGCTGAGGGTGATCCAGCCCCTGCAATAATGTGGCTTTCTCCTAAAAAGGAATACATTACTACTAAAACTGTGGGGTCAAGACTTTCTGTGTCTGATGAGGGCACACTGGAGGTGCGTTACTCCCAAATTCAGGACAATGGCACCTACATGTGCATTGCAAGCAATGCAGCCGGCAATGACACAAAAGCTGCCCACCTTTTTGTGCATAGTTACTCCCCTAATTGGCCCCACCAGCCAAACAAGACATTTGCCTTCATTTCCAACCAGCCCAACGATGAAGGTACTAATGTAACCCGGGCCTCAGTTCCATTTCCATTTGATGTAAAGACACTTATAATCGCAACCACCATGGGATTTATCTCTTTCCTCGGAGTTGTCCTTTTCTGTCTTGTAATATTGTTCCTCTGGAGTAGAGGGAAAGACAATACAAAGTCAAGTATAGAGGTTGAATATGTACCCCGCAAAGAGGAAACCGAGGAGGCCAGTCCAACTGAGCCACCTGTACAATTCAACATGAAGATCATGTGA